Below is a genomic region from Microcaecilia unicolor chromosome 9, aMicUni1.1, whole genome shotgun sequence.
TCACcagccctttcctaataattcctagcatcccattcgcttttttggctgccgccgtacactaaacagaagatttcaatgtattatctacaacaacacctagatctttttcttcactgctgacccccaaggttgagcctagcatcaggtaactatgattcagcaAATTCAAAGCACGCAGCACACGGCCTGCAGGACACAAGTGCACAGGGTTCTGCGGTAAGGGCAGCTTCACTTTGCATGtctgaagaaaacaaaagtaCCAGCTTATATATCTGCACATTAACTAGAATTTGTTCTGTGCTTACAAATTAGCCTCACAACAATTTCCTGCACATAAAATTTTTGTGAGGCTAATATTTATACATAGAACAACATGTAGATGTATGCTAGTACTTCAGTTTTCTTCAGACGCATAAAAATAAAGTTATCACCTCTTGCtattacttctgttctgtgtaagTTGTAGGCCACTTGCTATGgtggcagaaagtaaagaaaaactGGTAGTACCATAGAaactcaaatataaaccaagatttttggtccaagaaaacaaaacaggtcttggtttatattcaagcctctcctccacccatctcTGCAACCACCACAATTTCTTCCTCCACACCCCCCTCCTCACAGAAGTTACAAGCATTTTACTGGTCATTCCTATCTTCCTTTGCTGATGTAGACAAAATGTTATGCTCTAAGCTGGTGCAGGACCTTGAGCATTtgcacatgctcaaggcctgctgtAGTCTGGCAATGGAAGAACCAGGACTACAAGTATCACAATGAAACAGAACACCAAAGCAGAGAAGCCTGTGGTCCTCTCCACATAAGCTTTGTTTCAACTATGGAACACTTTCTGTTTTAAAACAATATTCAGTCTCTTTTATGCTAAGCTGCAAGAGGGAAGAGGATGGCCCCTTCGTAGGTATTTGCTTGAAACCAAGACAGGGTCGGCTAGTACAGGGATATTACATTTTAAACCCTTCCCCCTCATCCCACTAGTACAAGGGGTGAGCAACCTACGGCCCACCATTCAGAATTTTATGTAGCCTGTACGACCATGAGAAGTATACATAGAAAATGTAATTAGCCAGTGTTATGGTGATTTTAAATACAGTATTTGTAAAAAAATATAGTAATTATAGCCACTCTAGCAGTCTGTTAATATCATTTTTCAAGTTAAAGTTTTACTTATTAAGGTCTATGAGCCAGTAGCGTaggcaagggtgggcccaggtctacccactttgggctcaggcccacccaatagcagcacacctatgaagtgtctggcagggatccccaagccccaccagccaaaaattcccaacaactgtccttcctgcataccagccttccctctaatgtattcccgcctatgcggaaacaggaagttgcatcagagggaaggctgtggggccaacatgagcagtgtgtattagctgctgctccgCTGCCAGTGCAAATCTGCaaagtatggggggagggggatgtttgagagaccatatggcatgcaggccagagagggagagaccaaatcacttgtgggacacggcggagttcttttgcccacccaccttgggcccaggcccacccaaaattgggtgtctggctacgcccttatGAGCTCAGTGCGTTTCCGGTTTTAATGTTGTGGCTGGCCATGTAGAGTATGAAATTCACGCTGCTCCCTGTGTatgcaggttgcccacccctccTCTGTACTACTGGCAGGCCAGTACACACCTCACACCACATATATAAGACTgttttttgttagaaaaatgattatgtcataataggagattaaatctccgaatgttgaattttcctagaatatTGGGAGAATCTCCAAAAGACATGTTCCAGAGATACCTAAAAGAAAACAAACTTTccccaagaagtatttcctcctttGAATAAAATCTATTACATACCAAGCACGATGAAAAAAGTTGGGACAGAGAATTCTATAgatttacaaaatgtcacagccattttggagcaaacaattgaagaaTCACCTGAAAGGGGGacgttgataatttcctttctaTTTCAACAGGATTTAGACGCAGTAATGCGTCTTTACTTTAAATCAACTAATCGTGTATTTGCAGGCCAAAAGATATGGCTTTATCCGGATGTGACTAAGTCTacacaagaaaaacgtaaaaagtttCTCTCCATGAGGTCAAAAGTATTGGAATTGGGAGGTTCTTTCCTCCtggcttatccctgtaaatgtttcatcaggttaaatcaagttaaatatacatattatatgcctgatcagcttcagactTTCCTAGACAATAAACAATGATAGAGTTGAGATATAAATGGGACTGACGGAACCATAAAATTTTCATTTAAATGTTACGATTGTGttatcttcactaattcctaccccccccccccccccattataggggtctaaggaagccaacaTTTTGTCTTTATTAGGACAATTTGCTTAATAATTATACTTTCCTGTATTAATTACTTAaaggctgtattacacttttACAGCATGCTAATTTctgtaataagtatataaaaaatcaataaaaattatgaaatatAAATAACCACActctgcaagccacattgagcctgcaaataggtgggaaaatgtgggatgcaaatgcaataaataaaatgggtACAGCAAAATAGCACCCCCAGAATTGCTAATACAAGAGACTTAAAGCTCTACCTCACGTGCATCAGAAGCAGAATCCCTCCTGCaatgctcccctccccctccccctctcgggCTTCCAGCATTCACCTTCCGCCTTACTCCCCGCGAACTGCTTCCCAGCCGGCCGCCACTTCCGTTTCTTACGAACCGCCGACCGCTGACTCGAAGCTGTAGGGCAACCTCTAGTATCCCCGCCCGCGGCTCCCTCGCTCCACCGCCGCCTCTGCCCCCCACCCGAGGAACCAACCGGAGCCATACTTTTCTCTCAGAGAGAGGAGACCAACAACTGTGTGCGCACTGCGCAGGCGCAAGGCAGCCACGCGTCATCCAACAGACAGAAGCAGTCTACCCACCGAGGCGAAGAGCGTAGCGCTCGGTACTCCATTGGTCAGGGACAGACAGGGCTGTTTCTCCCAGGACACACCCACACACGCGTGGTGACGTCATCAGATGACGCTCTCTCTCTTCAGgtgattctttttatttttttatttattttttttaatcatggcCGCCGGTGAGCGGTCGCCTCTCTTCTCGTTACCCACCGTGGTGGTGGACCGGCGGGAACTGGTGCCCCGGCTGCGCGCTCTGTGCCGCTTCCTGGCCCGAGCTCTAAGGCTGTCCCGCGCGCACACGGTGGACTTTTACGCGCGAGACGTGTGGCAGCAGCTGGTGGGGGCCGCGGTCTCCCCGGACTCTGTGCTGCTGACTGCCCTGAAGCCACGCGGGAGCCGCCAGACCAGACCCTggggtgagtgagtgagtgagtgaccgGGCCCCGACGGAAGCACAACCCTCCCGGCTCTTCCATTTACCTTCAGCTGCATTGTAGTGTTTCTACACCGGTCTGTTGTCATTTACAATTAGTACTACACggggcttttttattttttttgagggggtacttgggggaactgagtaccggcaccttcagactcaagaaaaatgtcaggaagtatttttttcacggaaagagtcatggatgcttggaatgccctcccacgggaggtggtggaaatgaaaacggtaacagaattcaaacacgcgtgggataaacataaaggaatcctg
It encodes:
- the LOC115477842 gene encoding methyltransferase-like protein 25, yielding MAAGERSPLFSLPTVVVDRRELVPRLRALCRFLARALRLSRAHTVDFYARDVWQQLVGAAVSPDSVLLTALKPRGSRQTRPWDFLRLFLPARAVFCFQNEIKTSRF